One Glycocaulis abyssi DNA window includes the following coding sequences:
- a CDS encoding DUF3147 family protein, giving the protein MLYLAVKAIISALIIVAVSELAKRSPAMAALLASLPLVSVLGMIWLWRDVPDPERIAAHAEATFWYVLPSLPMFLLVPALIRRGVDFYPALGAGLVLTVSLYLLTAAIVSRFGVQL; this is encoded by the coding sequence GTGCTTTATCTCGCGGTCAAGGCGATCATCTCCGCATTGATCATCGTTGCGGTCTCTGAGCTGGCCAAGCGCAGTCCTGCGATGGCGGCTTTGCTCGCCTCGCTTCCGCTTGTCTCGGTGCTGGGCATGATCTGGCTATGGCGCGATGTACCAGACCCTGAGCGGATCGCCGCACATGCCGAGGCTACGTTCTGGTACGTGCTGCCGAGCCTGCCGATGTTTCTTCTCGTCCCGGCACTGATCCGGCGCGGTGTGGACTTTTATCCCGCATTGGGCGCCGGGCTTGTCCTGACCGTGTCGCTCTACCTGCTCACGGCTGCCATTGTGTCGAGGTTTGGCGTTCAGCTTTAA